The Coffea eugenioides isolate CCC68of chromosome 8, Ceug_1.0, whole genome shotgun sequence genome has a segment encoding these proteins:
- the LOC113780098 gene encoding uncharacterized protein LOC113780098 codes for MEEKQLEHFSHEEHPLILCELQKENDDGSIDQKPAVCYGCQEQISDSIAYCCFPCDFFLHKRCAELPPQIRHPMHSQHDLVLLRNPTYFSGGCVCNACGQYPWKFFTYHCSSCDFDLDVSCAILDQREIKLDCHDHPLVQLNRPATFYCHACHKVDEDWSYLCPTCQFWIHRKCASRLTPTVKHKDHDHSLLRAYFLPSEYLYLSFTQYCPVCRKKVHLSDWLYYCGPCRYFVHVTCVVISQEDAGEQVQNAVKLPSSNAVQGLIARFLLKEDEISNSNDSGKSNIEEEIFMDSHGKHPLVLSEKVQNLDEIKSTTSDDQEEAKALLVCDVCIEPICSSDDLHYYACVECGYFVHLTCSNLPPELHVPKHPQHPFSLRYTRNAVGLFRCGACRRATNAACYYCEPCELSICIKCASASMMTSSVKHAGHKKHLLTPFQSSNPCTACGDTYRGGFGFTCEDCHFYVCYDCALLPPTTTQRWDKHPLHLIYPPYFEHLEEFYCMLCKKEINPNHWMYHCRECDYSLHPLCVPQLGLFRCVKFGRSLSVNNHSHPLTHVAEAKYKSFCESCDNKRLDWGPAFECDFCRFYLCLKCAIERELTDDEE; via the exons atggaagaaaaacaACTTGAGCATTTCAGTCATGAGGAACACCCTCTGATCCTGTGTGAATTGCAGAAGGAAAACGATGACGGTAGCATTGATCAAAAGCCAGCAGTCTGTTATGGGTGTCAGGAGCAAATCTCGGACTCCATAGCATACTGCTGCTTCCCCTGTGATTTCTTTCTTCACAAAAGATGTGCGGAGCTTCCTCCACAAATTAGGCATCCGATGCATTCCCAGCATGACTTAGTCCTCCTTAGGAATCCAACTTATTTCTCGGGTGGTTGTGTCTGCAATGCGTGTGGCCAATATCCTTGGAAGTTTTTCACGTACCACTGCTCCTCATGCGACTTTGATCTGGATGTGTCGTGCGCTATTTTGGATCAGCGGGAAATAAAGCTCGATTGTCATGACCACCCTCTTGTACAGCTAAACAGACCTGCTACTTTCTACTGTCATGCTTGCCATAAGGTTGATGAAGATTGGTCCTATTTGTGTCCTACTTGTCAATTTTGGATCCACAGAAAATGCGCCTCCCGGCTAACACCAACTGTGAAGCACAAGGATCATGATCATTCACTCCTTCGGGCTTATTTTCTTCCGTCTGAGTACCTCTACCTCAGTTTTACACAATATTGCCCTGTTTGTCGGAAAAAGGTACATCTGAGTGATTGGCTCTATTATTGCGGTCCTTGCAGATACTTCGTCCATGTTACATGTGTTGTGATCTCTCAAGAGGATGC AGGAGAACAAGTTCAAAATGCGGTGAAACTACCATCCAGTAACGCGGTTCAAGGATTGATCGCCCGTTTTCTTCTCAAGGAAGATGAGATCAGTAACAGTAATGACTCGGGCAAATCGAATATTGAAGAAGAGATATTTATGGATTCACACGGGAAGCATCCGCTTGTTCTTTCAGAGAAAGTACAAAACTTAGATGAGATAAAGAGTACTACCAGTGATGATCAGGAAGAAGCAAAAGCATTGTTAGTATGTGACGTGTGCATTGAACCTATTTGCTCATCTGATGATCTTCACTACTATGCTTGTGTCGAGTGTGGTTAC TTTGTCCATCTAACTTGTTCTAACCTCCCCCCTGAATTGCACGTTCCAAAGCATCCCCAGCACCCATTCTCATTAAGGTATACTCGGAATGCAGTTGGTCTTTTTAGATGCGGGGCATGTCGCCGGGCCACCAATGCTGCCTGTTATTATTGTGAACCTTGTGAACTAAGCATTTGTATAAAGTGTGCGAGTGCTAGCATGATGACGAGTAGTGTCAAACACGCTGGTCACAAGAAGCACCTCTTGACTCCATTTCAAAGTTCAAATCCTTGCACGGCATGCGGCGATACATATAGAGGTGGTTTTGGGTTTACTTGTGAGGATTGCCATTTCTATGTGTGCTATGACTGTGCTCTGTTGCCTCCTACAACCACGCAGAGATGGGACAAGCACCCACTTCACCTGATATATCCTCCGTATTTCGAGCATCTTGAGGAATTCTACTGTATGCTCTGCAAAAAAGAAATCAACCCAAATCATTGGATGTATCACTGCCGTGAATGCGACTATTCATTGCATCCATTGTGCGTTCCCCAACTTGGGTTGTTCAGATGTGTGAAATTTGGGCGCTCCCTGAGTGTGAATAATCATTCTCATCCTCTCACTCATGTTGCCGAAGCAAAATACAAATCCTTTTGCGAGAGCTGCGACAACAAGAGGTTAGATTGGGGACCGGCTTTCGAATGCGATTTTTGCAGATTTTATCTCTGCCTAAAATGTGCTATCGAAAGGGAATTGACTGATGATGAAGAATGA